atccGATATACACAGGTTGTTTCCAGTTTTGGAAAAGACCACGTGCCATAACAACTTGCATATAACTGAAAGGACCCATAATTTCATCTGCAGCATTATCGTACTCCATTGCTTTACACACTTTCATCTTATCGAAGCTTAAGACACATTCCTTGCCATGTTTCGGAAAAGTCCGGGTAAAGTTCCCTATCATATTGATTACATCTTCTAGTATACCTTGCTTAAGGTTAAAAGTTTTCGCATGGCGCTGTAAAGTCgataaggaaggaaggggatAGTTTAAATTTATAGCCAAAAACTTATATGCTCGTTTGGAAATATATCTCAATGTGAGTGCTGAGCTGATTTCGTCCATCTTCCAATTCACCCACTTTTTGAGGTCTAATATAATGTCTATTTGATTGTACGATAATGAAGATTTTAGTTTCTCTTTGATAATCGGCGCTACTTTCGCAGAGTCCCAATAACCGTTACTAATCCTTGCCAGCTCTTCgtcttttcttttgatttttgccTTGAGTATGTCATTTTTGATAACAAACGAGTTTAACTTACGATTTAACTGTTCGTTCTCTTCAAGCAACTTCTTATTTTGACATTTGAGTTCAATAATCTGTTTGTTAGCCTGACCTAATTCAATATCGTTTACATTTACAAACTCTACATCCATAGAATCGGCTTTAGGCGGCGCTTCATGTGTATCTACATTTGCATTAAGAGGATCTAGTATCTCAACTGCCTTCTCTTCTACCAACTTATTGTTTGCGTTTGAATTCTTTTTAGCTGGTTTTGGGTTAATAATGGAAGGAACGGCTAAAATAAACAAGTTAATAAAGATGAAAAGTTCAGCCGACGGTTTATAACAACATACCTGTTATCTTCAATACTCGCAGATTGTTTTGATGTTTAGTCAAGGAACATTTATCTAGCTGATAATCCTCATCCTTAAAATGTTCCGAACATACAGCGTTATGTTTAGACGGACGCCAATCTGCTTCTTTTCCACAAAATGCGATCCATTTTTTGGTTAGCTCACTTTCCGGCGGAAACCTATGGAATTTAACTCTCACGGCTTTACCTCTGACATTTCTATTGTTATTGCTGCATAGTTGCACAGCACAAGTTGCATACGGCATTTTAAAGCACTATTTAGAACATGGAGAATTCTTGTAAAACTTTTTCGTACTACGCTTCTCAGAAATCCACGAAACCGCGAAATCCGCGTCCCTGAAGTAAACAAAACCATTCGCCGCCCTATTGTCAAAAGCGTTCAATTTGGCCGCTTAATGTTCTAGCGGTTGCTATGCAGCCACTAAGCGGCCAAATTTCTGAAGCTGCCCTGCCACTAAAAACCCCTAAAAAAACCCTTAAAAACCCTTAAATAGAGAGAATTATTTAGAAGTTAGGTTTTTAATGTGTATGAGGGAGGTAGGACGAAAATTTTGTccaaagagagaggggaacAGCAATAACTGACAGCAAATGCTGTCTGTTGTTGGGGGGTATGGTAGATCCAGAAAACTGGCCACTTAGTGGCTGCATAGTccacattgcatacctttaCGAGTtctcggggaaaaaaaacaaaacaaacaaaaagcgcAACATAAAAATCTCGCTTAACTCGATCTGTCCTTGATACGGTAGTTAGTGTGTTTAGTTCCACATCCTCGGGACCGGAAAGATGAATCGTTTGTTCGGTAAATCGAAACCCAAAGAACCGGGTCCAAGCATTAGCGACTGCATTAGCGGGGTAAGTAGCCGTTGCCTGCCGTTCTTTGCTCAtcgctgctggatgatgacTCACCGTTCCTTCTTGTTGAACCTCCGTTTGTTCTCCTCCAACTGCAGGTCGATTCGCGGGCTGAGGCAATCGAGGGCAAGGTGAAAACGCTCGATAACGAGCTGCGGAAGTACAAAGATCAGATGGCCAAGATGCGCGAGGGACCCGCTAAGAACGCCGTCAAGCAGAAGGCCCTGCGAGTGTTGAAGCAGCGCAAGCAGTACGAAAGCCAGGTAGAGAACCTGCGCAATCAGTCGTTCAACATGGAGCAAGCCAACTTTGCACATCAAACGCTGAAGGATACACAAGCGACGGTAGCGGCCATGAAGGACGGCATGAAGTCGATGAAGAAGGAGTTTAAAAAGATCAACATTGAGGAAATTGAAGACATACAGGACGATATGGCCGATATGCTGGAGCAGGCCGACGAGGTACAAGAGGCGATGGGCCGTACGTACGGTATGCCGGAGATAGACGACGATGAGCTGCAGGCTGAGCTGGATGCCCTCGGTGACGAAATAGCGCTTGATGACGATGCGAGCTATCTGGATGACGTCGTGAAAGCACCGGAAGCTCCCGACAAGGAACCGGGTGCCGACAGTGTCACCAACAAGGACGGAATCTTAGTGGACGAGTTCGGATTGCCGAAAATTCCTGCTTCGGTGAAAACAACCTAAGAACAGCCTTTCCGGGCCTCCCTCCCATCATAATTATTTTACTTCATATACAGTTCTGCTTTCGGTGGCATCGTCGGTTGCGTTCGGTTACCTTTATTGCGGTCGCTACACGCGTCAGGTTAACTGCAGGAACGACAGTAGTGATTACCAAAACTGTGTCCCACTGTGAAATGGCACCACGTTTCTCTTGTTTATAAAGCGAGTTTATACACTAATCCTAACATAAATGAGCAAAGTCCCGTGAAATCCACACAATGTTCGGCATTACTCACTTATCTCGTCAATCACGGGAACGTTCTGTAGATCGGAACACTTGCGACGCAGCAGATCAATCTGTTCTTTCAAGTATCGCTCCTTGGCCGCTGCGCGCTGCAGCAGTATTTTGGCTTTTTCCAACAATTGACTCTTCTTCTCTAGCTTGTCTTTTAGCTCTTCTAGTCGGACCGTGCACTCTTCCGCATTCGTATTACCCACCGATGCCGCAAGGTCGCTGCCACCGGAGAGAACCTTGCAGCGAGTACAGCTTACACTAGACAGCAGTTCAATCTCCACCTGCTGCATGGACAGCTTATTCTGGGCCTCCGCGTAGCTCGCCTGCAGCTTTTCGTGATCTTTCTTGAGTCGCTCGTAGGCATCCTTTGACACCGTGGAACCGTGCTGTCCACCACTAATCGGCTGTTCGCGTGTTCGGTGTTCCTTCAGGTACTTGTTCTCAGCACGCAGCTTATCGATCATCCGTTGCAACGTAAGCACCGTTTGCTCGAGATTGGCACGGCGTTCCTCCTGTTCGGTGGAACCGTTACGGCGGCTACATCGGATGCACAGGTTTTCGAAATTTATCGTCTCCGGGCATCCCGCGGTGGCTTTGGAAAGTTCTTCTTTAAGCGATATAATGTATCTGCAAGGTGAtcggacgaagaagaaaacggaaaacccatCCGAAAATGAATTCATTATAACAAAGtggatgctgttgatgtttgaGGCAATAGGGGCCAAGACAGAGATAGAATCGGTGTTGATTTTGATTCAATTCCGTCTTTACTAGCTCAACTGTTCCGGCGGAATTCCCCACTATCAGCAGCTGGGAAATCCCCAATCATAAAACGACCGCTTCTCCTCAACGATGCGCACACTGTCTTAACATTCAAACACGATGAATAACGAGCAAGAATACGTCTGATTTTGTGGATCGTTGTGGTATGTTGCTTATCAGTTTCTGATTACTGAGGAGGGGTATGAattttttctttgaaatcgaaaaaaaattagattttgaaaaatggtttaaagaGGAGTATGATAAGTCGTACGTGTGGCTGATACCAGTTAAATTTGCTTTGCGTGAATCATATACGGTGATTGATTACGGTGGGGGCTTTTTGTAGCCGCGATGGAGAGAACTGGTGCCGAAAATATTGTTTGACATGGGCATTTCTTAATGAAACTGGTTCTGGTAACTGTGGGAAGTTACTTTTCAGATTTTGTTTCAGAGTGATCCGTGTAGATTTCGCAGTAGTACTTTGTACAATTGGAAATATTAAATCTCTTATCTAATCTCATGTTCTACATCTACAGCCGACAACTTACTGTTCCAAATGTGCTATTTGGCGTTTAAGTCGATCCCTTTCATCATTTTGTCGCAACATATCGTTATCGAGCTGCAATTGAAGAGTTTTCGCCTCTAAACGAACGTTATGTGCCTCCAAACTACATAACTTCTCTTGCATCCTCTCCAACTCATGTGCAACAGTGTTGGAACCCTAAAATGGCAATAATAGATAGATTTACTCAGTCCTACATCTCATGTCGCGCTTGCCAAACCCATGATACCTTGCGTTCCAACTCCATTGCCACTATTCGCCGTTGCTGAGCTTCGATACGACTCTTGAGTGCTTCTATGATCTCTTTCCTATTTGCGTCGAACATGTGAGTCGTTGTGCTGGTACTCTCGGAAACCGTACTATCCGTACTGCACGACTGTTCCGGAGATTCCGAACCGTCCTGATACTTATTTTCCGGCATTTGCTGGGGTCCAACGGCGACAGCGTTCGATCCCGCGCCAGAACTCTGCAATCGAGCACGATCGCGTTCTAGGCGACTGATAGTCGTCTTGGCCGTGTTAAAGTGCACTTTCAACTTTTCTAGCTCCACTTCCCGCTCTTTCAGTTGGCCCTTCAACCTTTCCGCCATCTGCTGCCAACGTTTCTGCTTGTTCCACAAATCCAACTCGGCGGCCGTCTTCGCACGCCGATTTTCGTTTATCATCGTTTGCTTCCGCAGTTCGTCCTTTGCATCGAGCAGTTCCGTCTCCAGCTGCTGAACGCGCCTGGCCAGCTGATCTTCCCTAGGTGTCGTCAACCTATCCgtcttcatcgctatcacggGTCGTTTGATGAGCTGGTTCTTGAGAGTTTTGACCAGCTCGCGTGACTGCTTTTCGCGCTGCTGTACACTAGCAATCTGTCTCTTGAGGGCATCAATCTGTGTTTTCAGCACACGATTGCTAGCTTCGCTACGATTTAAATCGGCACTTAACTGCGATACCTGCTCTGCCGAATGTAGCGACGTATCGTTCATGAAGTTGCTCTGATCCTCGTGGAACTGCGACAACGTGTCCGTGAGATCCTGGATATGGCGATCTTTTTCCTCCAGCATCTCCTTCAGTTGCTCGAGCTCCTGGGCAGTGGCGATAGTTTCGCTGAACTCGCGCAGATCGTTTGTCTCGCTGGATAGCCGTGCATTCGTCGATGCAAGCTCGCTTTCCTTTTCACGTAGCtgcttttccaattttttctCGCGGGTCATCGTTTCGCGAAGTAGCACCTGCAATCgcttttgttcattttctgcATCTTGCAAGTTGCTCTCAATCATTCTCAACTGCACTTGCAACTCTTGCAGCTCCCGTTCCTTCTTTTCGTCAATCTCGTAGATGTTTTCAATGATCTTGTCGGTGTATACTAAACCCTCCGCCGCAGGCTGCCCGTTCTTATCGTGGGTTGAATGTTCTGCATTGGACTGCTTTTCCGGTAAACTCTCCTGCTCTGCTTTTTGTCGACTCAGCTCTCCAACCTGGGCTTCGAGATTGTCACATTCCTTCTGCTTTTCGTACAATTTTTGCTCCATTTCGTCGATGGATTTTTTCAGATTTCTTATTTGGGCCATGTTATCGTCGTAAACCTGCGAGTGTTCTGCACGTTCCGCTTTCAGCAATTCCTGATATCGTGACAGCGTGGTGTCCTTCTCCAATAGAAGATTCTGTAGTGAACCAATTGTAGACTGAAAGATCAACGGATTGAGAGTGAGGTCCAAGGAAACAACACCTCTTACCACAAAGGCACACTTACACTAAGAATGTTATCCTCGTTCCGATCATGCTTCTCGGTGGTAGCGGACTGCTCATGCTGCTTCAAAAGACTTGTCTTTTCTTCGAGAGATTTCTCGAGTAGCCGTATCCTACCCTGGTATTCCGATAGACGGTTTTCGGTCTCAAGAAGCAATGCGCTCCGCGTTGACGCCAGCATCATTGCCTGTTTCAATTGTGACTCGAGTGACTTCTGTGCGATCGTTTGGCCAACGGATTCTTCGGTAGTTTCCGTTCCCACCGCGCATTCTTCTGGCCTATCTCCCGTTCCGTGTATTGTATCACCAGAAGAGCTTCTGCTAGGTTTGCCTAACGGAAGATCATCAATGATGGGGATCGTATTGATACACTTCGATGATGTGTCTAAAATGTTTCCaaaataaattgtttaatGGTAATAAGCAACAGTTAGACTATATTCAAACCAGTGGCTTACCAACGCACACCTGCACCTCCTTGTCGAAGTACCGATCATTATCCTTGCGTTTCCGCTCCGTTTCATCACCGAACAACAGCTCCAATGTGTCCCAGTGGCGAGTGTTCTCGACCTCGCCCAGTCGAAGCTGctggttttcgttttgcaaCTGATCGAGTTGTTCCTGGCACAGGATCAACTGTCTTGTCAGGTATTCACTTTGGCTTTCAAATTTGATCAACTGCAAATTAAAAAGGTAATAAATTATCAACTGTACATTGGTCGTATACAGCACATTGCTTGCAACAAACGTTTATCTTATCCTGCATATGGTTTCCATCGACCGTTTGCTGCAtcttcgcaaacaatttttcaTATTCCTCTTCGCGTGTTCTGTTCAGATGATCTCGTCTCTCTGCCGTCATGCTTTTACGTAACTCCAGAACATTTGCATACAGTTTCACAAACTCTGTGATAGCAAATGTCGGTGCTCGCGATTGGTAGTTTTGGGTTAGTATTTGAAGACTTTTCTTCAGGAATCTacagcaacacaaaaatgAATGAGCATCGAAAATTGACGTGCGTTCGAAGAAACCGAACAAACCTAATTTTTAGAACGTTATCCTTTTGTCGCGCAGCAAAGTTTTGCTCCTGCTCTTCAAGTCGCTGTTTCAGTGTATCTACTTCGGCCAATTTCTCTAAAAACTTCTGcttcatttttgcattttcaccTTTGAGTTGTTCCTCCTGTTCACGGACTGTACGATGGAAACGTTAGTACAAAGACGATTGTAAAAATGAAGAATTGCCTACAACCTACCAGCGTTCAATTCCTTGTGAGTTCTGGCAAGCATGTACTTTTCATTTGAAGTACTTTGCAGATCCACTACCAAGTGCCGTAAACTCACTTCTTCCTCGGAATACTTCGATATAAGTGACTGCTGCGAGCGAATCTGTTCGTTTGAAATCTTTAGTAGTTCCTCCAAATGACCGTTCTTCGTGGCTTCTCGTTGCAGTTCTCGCTCCATATGATCCAACCTTTCCCGCAGGTTTCGATACTCGTCTTTCGTGATGAACTCGACGCTTAAATTAGAGTCGACCACACCTAATTGGTTTATTTTACTGTAATCCACCTCAAGCAGTTGGTCTTTGTCGACCTCTCGTATGCTTTTGAGAAAGATTCCGTAAAAGTTTGTCGCCTCCTGCTTCATGCGAGCCAGCTCGGCTTCCagcttttcgatcgattcactCTCTACCGTATCCACCGGATTTTGATTGGAGCCTTCAACGGATTGGCGCTGTTTGAACTCGCTGTTCTTCCGTGCTAgctcgcaacgcaacgtgtgCAGCAATTCCAGATGTTCGCTTTTGATTGTCCGCATAGTATTCTGCAAATTGTCGTTATCTGACTTTAAGTAGTCGACTTTCCGCTGCAAAGCACAAACACCCGATTCTATGCTCTTCAAGCGTTCGAGCGTTTGTACTAGCATTCGATCCTTTTCGCTATCAGATGCTTTGGTCATGTTCAACAGCTCGTTGTAGAGTGTTTCGGTCACCTTCAGCTCGTCATGCTGCGCAAGTAGTCGCTCATTCTCGTTTCGAAGCTCATCCAATGCCTCCGTCAAACGATCGATCTCTACTGCCTTTAGCAGCACTTGCTCGCTGAAATCACCCTGATCTTGCTCGACCAACGGATCGATTGTTTCCGAGTTATCATCTTCATTGCAAACGTTACCCGAATCGTTCACACTTTCCGTCGACTGAACGCTCTTACTTTTCCGTCCCGAATCCGAAGCGCCCGTTGGTCCGAGCCGCTCCTTCAGCAGCATATCGCGTTCTCGTAACTCGTTCTGTAATCTCACAGTCGAATGGTACCACGCAGAGACCGGACGGTCATTGAGGGCATTCAAGATTCTCTCCAGCAAGGATGTATCGATCGTTAATCGCTCCGACATCGCATCATATTCACGCAGCTTCTGCAGTATCTCGTGCATGCCAATGCGTaggttctcgttctcttccaCCACTGTAGCGTATAGCTTTTCTAACTCAAGCAAACGATGGTACTTGGTAGAGTCCCCTGATGAATCTATTGGAACTTGCTGGTTGTCGGGAATATCTTCGAAATTCATCTTCAATTGCCCCACGCACGTGTCGCAGTAATTGAAGCTCTGCCGAAACCTGCACGCTTTGCAATGGCGTACGCTGTCCTGTATATTATACTGTTTCAtgcatttttcacaaaatttcaCCATCACCTCACCAACATCGATCATATCGGTTTCTCCATCCCCGCCTCCCTTACTTGAAgattcgcatcgcatcgcgaccAGTTTACGTCTTGAAAAAAGaatattttatcgttttaatgtgttttccaGGATAATAGCAAAAAAATCCTTACTTGAGCTCGTTTTTCTCCAGTTTAAGCTGCAGCCTCATCTCTTCCGATGCACGCAATTTCATCGCGAGTCGTTCATTTACCTTGGCAGTTCTCTTCTGTTGTGCTAAAATGGAGCTCGTAGCCACAACCTCATCGTCGGGCAGGCCAAGACGTTGCCTTAGATTGGGCATCAAGCAAAAAaacgtttaattaaaatttctaGGATTTATAATCACATACGTGTATCTCTCAATCGCCAATAGCTTACCGAAGGACACTATTCTCCAAGGCGATATCGTGCGCCAAATTGATCTCCG
This sequence is a window from Anopheles darlingi chromosome 3, idAnoDarlMG_H_01, whole genome shotgun sequence. Protein-coding genes within it:
- the LOC125955734 gene encoding centrosomal protein cep290, with translation MEGKEDQGSQERLQDWKRTIEKLEMERHTMRTKLKQLTDENTKLVARQQAEAVHFGSEGEDSPDALSEIERQQELYNNISLKNKHIKRLLRDIDDLEKRNSFQVDAINGLQVSLNDATLNLTALTHQYEELKIRSKELEDTIEESNVKIETLESEIAHVSQERSALAEELDTASRQFELQLSELQKQLKTKDDAWLELKDRYDDLLSQFPGIDIEAERREYRLMEERLQQKDEVIIDLEDKLLTLSKEIHRSTEMMNRISEEKRRASKEKPKESQCCNEFRLQLERANERCREMQELLTGIEEDNCLKSRQAVEAIEALRRYENGEEGLSSALRKINRLQEKVSKRDKQIRELIAEINLAHDIALENSVLRQRLGLPDDEVVATSSILAQQKRTAKVNERLAMKLRASEEMRLQLKLEKNELKRKLVAMRCESSSKGGGDGETDMIDVGEVMVKFCEKCMKQYNIQDSVRHCKACRFRQSFNYCDTCVGQLKMNFEDIPDNQQVPIDSSGDSTKYHRLLELEKLYATVVEENENLRIGMHEILQKLREYDAMSERLTIDTSLLERILNALNDRPVSAWYHSTVRLQNELRERDMLLKERLGPTGASDSGRKSKSVQSTESVNDSGNVCNEDDNSETIDPLVEQDQGDFSEQVLLKAVEIDRLTEALDELRNENERLLAQHDELKVTETLYNELLNMTKASDSEKDRMLVQTLERLKSIESGVCALQRKVDYLKSDNDNLQNTMRTIKSEHLELLHTLRCELARKNSEFKQRQSVEGSNQNPVDTVESESIEKLEAELARMKQEATNFYGIFLKSIREVDKDQLLEVDYSKINQLGVVDSNLSVEFITKDEYRNLRERLDHMERELQREATKNGHLEELLKISNEQIRSQQSLISKYSEEEVSLRHLVVDLQSTSNEKYMLARTHKELNAVREQEEQLKGENAKMKQKFLEKLAELIKFESQSEYLTRQLILCQEQLDQLQNENQQLRLGEVENTRHWDTLELLFGDETERKRKDNDRYFDKEVQVCVDTSSKCINTIPIIDDLPLGKPSRSSSGDTIHGTGDRPEECAVGTETTEESVGQTIAQKSLESQLKQAMMLASTRSALLLETENRLSEYQGRIRLLEKSLEEKTSLLKQHEQSATTEKHDRNEDNILSSTIGSLQNLLLEKDTTLSRYQELLKAERAEHSQVYDDNMAQIRNLKKSIDEMEQKLYEKQKECDNLEAQVGELSRQKAEQESLPEKQSNAEHSTHDKNGQPAAEGLVYTDKIIENIYEIDEKKERELQELQVQLRMIESNLQDAENEQKRLQVLLRETMTREKKLEKQLREKESELASTNARLSSETNDLREFSETIATAQELEQLKEMLEEKDRHIQDLTDTLSQFHEDQSNFMNDTSLHSAEQVSQLSADLNRSEASNRVLKTQIDALKRQIASVQQREKQSRELVKTLKNQLIKRPVIAMKTDRLTTPREDQLARRVQQLETELLDAKDELRKQTMINENRRAKTAAELDLWNKQKRWQQMAERLKGQLKEREVELEKLKVHFNTAKTTISRLERDRARLQSSGAGSNAVAVGPQQMPENKYQDGSESPEQSCSTDSTVSESTSTTTHMFDANRKEIIEALKSRIEAQQRRIVAMELERKGSNTVAHELERMQEKLCSLEAHNVRLEAKTLQLQLDNDMLRQNDERDRLKRQIAHLEQYIISLKEELSKATAGCPETINFENLCIRCSRRNGSTEQEERRANLEQTVLTLQRMIDKLRAENKYLKEHRTREQPISGGQHGSTVSKDAYERLKKDHEKLQASYAEAQNKLSMQQVEIELLSSVSCTRCKVLSGGSDLAASVGNTNAEECTVRLEELKDKLEKKSQLLEKAKILLQRAAAKERYLKEQIDLLRRKCSDLQNVPVIDEISE
- the LOC125955864 gene encoding charged multivesicular body protein 5, giving the protein MNRLFGKSKPKEPGPSISDCISGVDSRAEAIEGKVKTLDNELRKYKDQMAKMREGPAKNAVKQKALRVLKQRKQYESQVENLRNQSFNMEQANFAHQTLKDTQATVAAMKDGMKSMKKEFKKINIEEIEDIQDDMADMLEQADEVQEAMGRTYGMPEIDDDELQAELDALGDEIALDDDASYLDDVVKAPEAPDKEPGADSVTNKDGILVDEFGLPKIPASVKTT